The proteins below come from a single Pleuronectes platessa chromosome 1, fPlePla1.1, whole genome shotgun sequence genomic window:
- the LOC128443602 gene encoding myocyte-specific enhancer factor 2A, giving the protein MGRRKIQITRIVDERNRQVTFMKRKFGLMKKAYELSVLCDCEIALIIFNSSNKLFQYASTDMDKVLLKYTEYNEPHESRTNSDIVEALNKKEHRGCDSPDNDASYVLTPSTEEKYKKINEEFDHMMKSHKITPAHQQQNFMHVAPGNMSYSPTAGGGGGGGGGGGGGGGGGVTSQALAAATAALADSGILSSHHSHLHRNSPQRPPSTGNTGGLQGSSELVLQNGSGPVVNGFLGSPGGGSLGKIIQSKSPPLPPPGNHLVLGSRKTDLRVVIPQSKGMMQTLSNQRVSNNQSNQPLSTPVVSITTPSLPHQNLVYSGIGSTYNDYSMNSAELSGFSSTAGLSVGSMTAWQQHQLGSLGPGSSSLSINTNHNLNIKAEPISPPRDHLNHSVYVTQAHGPPHPHSSSSSSARAELGRSPADSVSSSCSSHEGGSDREEQQQQQQQQQQQHQQHQQHQQQQRPDFHLLPVSLSEGGESQTVKRMRMDSWVT; this is encoded by the exons ATGGGGAGGAGGAAGATCCAGATCACACGGATCGTGGATGAAAGGAACCGACAG GTGACGTTCATGAAGAGGAAGTTTGGACTGATGAAGAAGGCCTATGAGCTGAGCGTTCTGTGTGACTGTGAAATCGCCCTCATCATCTTTAACAGCTCCAACAAGCTGTTTCAGTACGCCAGCACCGACATGGACAAAGTCCTACTGAAATACACAGAGTACAACGAACCACACGAGAGCAGAACCAACTCTGACATTGTAGAG GCCCTGAACAAGAAGGAGCACAGAGGCTGTGACAGCCCTGACAATGACGCCTCCTACGTCCTCACCCCCAGCACTGAGGAGAAATACAAGAAGATTAATGAGGAATTTGACCACATGATGAAGAGTCATAAAATT ACCCCAGCCCATCAACAGCAGAACTTCATGCATGTAGCACCAGGCAACATGTCATACAGCCctactgcaggaggaggaggaggaggaggaggaggaggaggaggaggaggaggaggaggtgtgactTCTCAGGCGCTCgctgcagccacagcagctCTGGCTGACAGTGGGATCCTCTCCTCACATCACTCACACCTCCACAGAAATTCTCCACAGAGACCCCCCAGCACTGGGAACACAG GTGGCCTGCAGGGCAGCTCTGAGCTGGTTCTTCAGAATGGATCAGGGCCAGTTG TAAATGGTTTTCTGGGCTCACCTGGTGGAGGCAGTTTGGGGAAGATCATACAATCcaaatctcctcctctcccacctcCTGGGAACCACCTGGTCCTCGGCAGCCGTAAAACTGATCTGCGAGTGGTCATACCCCAGTCCAAAGGAATGATGCAAACACTG agcAACCAGAGAGTGAGCAACAATCAGTCCAACCAGCCTCTGTCCACCCCAGTGGTCTCCATCACCACACCCAGTCTGCCTCACCAGAATCTGGTCTACTCCGGCATCGGCTCTACCTACAATG ATTACTCCATGAACAGTGCAGAGCTGTCAGGCTTCAGCTCAACCGCAGGCTTGTCTGTGGGCTCCATGACAGCGTGGCAGCAACACCAGCTGGGATCACTGGG GCCGGGGAGCTCCAGTCTCTCCATCAACACCAACCACAACCTCAACATCAAAGCCGAGCCCATCTCCCCACCCCGCGACCACCTCAACCACTCTGTGTACGTGACCCAGGCTCACggccctcctcatcctcactcctccagctcttcatcTGCCCGAGCAGAGCTGGGGAGGTCTCCTGCAGACAGtgtcagctcctcctgcagctcccacGAGGGCGGCAGCGacagggaggagcagcagcagcagcagcagcagcagcagcagcagcaccagcagcaccagcagcaccagcagcagcagcggccggACTTCCACTTGCTCCCTGTGAGCCTGTCAGAGGGCGGCGAGAGTCAGACGGTCAAACGAATGCGAATGGACAGCTGGGTGACATAG